Proteins co-encoded in one Deltaproteobacteria bacterium genomic window:
- a CDS encoding FAD binding domain-containing protein codes for MKRDLEYVKPDTLDEALVFLWEHGTETKIIAGGTDIMVDLRAGKLNVKYLMDISCIEEIAGIEAGNNALSIGSGVTLSEIHDSQIVGRYAPALQKASFKFASKQIRNIATIGGNIGNASPSADTVPPMIVHETVAILRHINGERRVSIEDLFVGPYRSAVRPEEIIVSFLLKTGENLYADFQKIARRKALAIARMNMALLAGKDGEGKINFIRIA; via the coding sequence ATGAAAAGGGATTTGGAATACGTGAAGCCGGATACCCTGGATGAGGCGCTTGTGTTCTTATGGGAACACGGAACGGAAACAAAAATCATTGCAGGCGGGACCGACATCATGGTTGATCTTCGTGCCGGGAAGCTGAACGTAAAATATCTTATGGATATTTCCTGCATAGAGGAAATTGCAGGCATTGAAGCAGGGAATAACGCTTTGTCTATTGGATCCGGAGTAACCCTTTCCGAGATTCACGACTCTCAAATCGTTGGGCGATATGCCCCTGCACTTCAAAAGGCCTCCTTTAAATTTGCTAGCAAACAGATCAGGAACATTGCAACAATCGGAGGAAATATTGGTAACGCTTCACCCTCGGCGGATACCGTTCCTCCAATGATCGTTCATGAAACCGTAGCCATTCTTCGCCATATCAACGGAGAACGAAGGGTCTCCATCGAAGACTTGTTTGTCGGTCCTTACAGGAGTGCAGTGCGTCCGGAAGAAATCATTGTGTCCTTTCTTTTGAAAACGGGCGAAAATTTATACGCCGATTTTCAAAAAATAGCGAGACGAAAAGCTCTGGCCATTGCCCGAATGAATATGGCCCTGCTTGCCGGAAAAGACGGAGAAGGAAAGATCAACTTCATTCGGATCGCT
- a CDS encoding (2Fe-2S)-binding protein: MKTYKQIPIECTVNGKKVSLEVDSGETALEMIRDRLSLKGTKEGCGIGECGACTIVVDGKSINACLMLAAKLNGREIITVEGLEENSGLHPLQQSFIDHHAVQCGFCTPGLLMSSYSLLKENSHPDRMKIMDALSGNVCRCTGYQQILESVEDAAERLGKEKVK; encoded by the coding sequence ATGAAAACATACAAACAGATTCCGATTGAATGTACAGTCAACGGGAAAAAGGTGTCTCTGGAGGTCGATTCAGGCGAGACGGCGCTTGAGATGATCCGCGACCGTCTCTCGCTCAAGGGAACTAAGGAAGGTTGCGGCATTGGGGAATGCGGCGCATGTACAATCGTGGTGGACGGTAAAAGCATAAATGCCTGCCTGATGCTCGCTGCAAAGCTCAATGGGAGGGAAATCATAACTGTTGAGGGTTTGGAGGAAAATTCCGGTCTCCATCCTCTCCAGCAGTCCTTTATTGACCATCATGCGGTTCAGTGCGGCTTTTGTACTCCAGGATTGCTGATGAGCAGTTATTCCCTGTTAAAAGAAAATTCCCATCCTGATCGCATGAAAATCATGGATGCACTTTCAGGAAATGTTTGTCGGTGCACGGGGTATCAGCAGATTTTGGAGTCGGTTGAGGACGCGGCTGAACGGCTCGGCAAGGAGAAGGTAAAATGA